Proteins encoded in a region of the Helicobacter colisuis genome:
- a CDS encoding DnaJ domain-containing protein yields the protein MLFFKFKLQNYKRCEKCSKESPEDDAKFCIFCGKELNHPAKQKLLYIYDKNPAIIAAFLAKMAKLDNASISHDLSRFISSLLDKIDLFYSKDYGDFRSSYAEIFALEKSGGRSISKLCSCMRISSQQEVDFLICILLDLAYFDKQMSDSENTLIESIIIGLGLNLIVFRELKIKYEQIYHFTSKEQNRQKQENDSKITLKQAYEILKSREDDDFETIKKNYRKLAREYHYDNLYSKELPPELLKIAQEMMKKINLAYEIIKEARGV from the coding sequence ATTTTGTTTTTCAAATTCAAACTCCAAAATTACAAGCGTTGTGAAAAATGCTCTAAAGAAAGCCCAGAAGATGATGCGAAGTTTTGCATATTTTGTGGAAAAGAGCTAAATCACCCAGCCAAACAAAAGCTACTTTATATTTATGATAAAAATCCGGCAATCATAGCGGCATTTCTAGCCAAAATGGCAAAACTTGATAACGCTTCAATCTCGCACGATTTATCTAGATTCATCTCTTCCTTGCTTGATAAGATTGACTTGTTTTATTCCAAAGATTATGGCGATTTTAGAAGCTCTTATGCAGAGATTTTTGCACTTGAAAAAAGCGGTGGTAGAAGCATTAGCAAACTTTGTTCTTGTATGCGTATTTCAAGTCAGCAAGAAGTGGATTTTTTGATATGTATTTTGCTTGATCTTGCCTATTTTGATAAACAAATGAGTGATAGTGAAAACACTCTAATAGAGAGCATCATCATAGGGCTTGGACTAAATCTCATAGTTTTTAGAGAGCTAAAGATAAAATACGAACAAATCTATCATTTTACTTCAAAAGAGCAGAATCGCCAAAAGCAAGAAAATGATTCTAAAATCACTCTAAAACAAGCCTATGAGATTCTAAAATCACGCGAAGATGATGACTTTGAAACAATCAAGAAAAACTATAGAAAACTCGCTAGAGAATATCACTATGACAATCTCTATTCTAAAGAACTTCCACCCGAGCTTTTAAAAATAGCCCAAGAAATGATGAAAAAGATTAATCTAGCCTATGAAATCATAAAAGAAGCAAGGGGAGTGTGA